The stretch of DNA CCCATGTCAAACTGTTCGAAACACGAAGGGCAAATGACAGACAGAGCCTCGATTTCCCTTTCCCTTATATGTCTAAGTTTTTCTTTGACAATTGCATAACCGGCGTCTTGGTCGGCATTTGCCCCAAGTGGAGAGCCACAACACAGGAATTTCCTGGAATACTCGGTCGGTTCCATACCAATAATGGACAGGAGATGGTCCATACGTACCGGAACGTATGATTCCGACTCTGATAGTTCTTCAGGGTACATTAACTTGGGTGGCCTGAAATAGTGGCAACCATAGTGACAACCGATTTTTACTGGAATATCTCTCACTTTCTCTTTTATGAGCCTTTCAATAACAGTGTCCTGATAGAGAACATCCAAGATATGAGTGACTTCAATTGTCCCTTTGTAATGATGATTTTGTTCTTCAAGTATCTTGTTTACTTTTCGTCTTTTTGAATCACTTTTCTTGAGAGTGTGATTTGCTTCCTTCAAAGTATTTACACACCCTGAACAAAGAGTCATCAAATTAAGACCCTGTTCCTCCGCCAAACAAAGGTTTAAGGCGGCCAGCGCCAGCCACGAATCATAGTGGACCATTTTAAGACTCGTAGGAGGAGGGCAGCAAGCGAAAGGCAAATCGACCAGATCTATGTTTAACCGTTCACAGACCTTGCGTGTAGCAGCCTCGAAACCAGGATATTTTATAGGAATGGCGCATCCTAAATAAAGAGCGTATTTCATGGCTTCCTTGTAATTAAAGGGGACGTTTGTGCGACCCCGGTCTAGAATTCGATGACTTCATCGAGTCGAGTTTTCTTGAATATTTCTCGTATCTCATCAATCGGGACAGGGAGGAGTGGCGCCAAACCATGGTGGGCTCTCATCTCGTCTAGTTGATGCACTATCATCGACCTGCCTGTTTTGGCCAGGAGTTCAATGGCTATACCAAGTTTGTCGGGAACGTTGCCCCGTCTTGCCGCTGAATTTCTTAAGGCCACCAAAAGATCGGAAATTGGGATTTTCTGGGGACAACGATCTTCACAAACATTACATGTGCAACACACCCAAAGTCTTTCGTCTTCAACGACTTGATCGTGGCCGAGATTAAGGCATTTGAGTATTGTTTCTCTGGGGCCGAGCGCAGAAGCGACTTCAAGAGCAGGACAGGAGCCGGTGCATCGGGCGCATTGATAGCATTCATACAATGCCTCCCTAGGGAAAAAATTCCATATTTTGACGGTCATACCGGCTCTCCCTTCTTCGTCGGTCGTTTGGCCAGCTTCTGTTTTGTGTCTTCTATTTGGCGGGAAGTAAGTTTTTGTATACCTTGTTCCATTTCCTTGACTACTTTGGCAAACTGAGCGCCTTCAGAGGCGGAAACCCAGGCAAGCCTTAGCCGATCCTTATTCAGACCCAATTTCTCCATACGTTTCCAGAATTTTTCTACCCGCTTAGACGTGTTCTGATTGGCGTTATTGTAATGGCAGTCCGACGGATGGCATCCGGAAACCAATACAGCGCCAACTCCTTTCATAAATGCCATTTCAATCCATTCGGGGGCGACTCTTGCGGAACACATCGTCCTGATAATGCGAATATTTTCTGGATATTGAATTCTGGAAACTCCGGCAAAATCGGCGCCAGCGTATGAGCACCAATTGCAAGCGAAACAGATAATTTTGCGTTCCGGTTCAGTCTGTAGCGCTGCTGTTATCTGACTGACTATTTGGGCATCAGTAAAATGGGCTTGATCCAAAGCGCCAAATTTACACTCAGGCACACATGCGCCACAACCCTGACACATGGCTTCTATAACCTCGAAGTACCCCTGTTCTTTGCTGCCCTCGATAGCGTGGTAAGGACAAACGCGAGCGCATAGACCGCACGCCGTACACTTTTCAGGGTTGATTCTGGCGGTTACGGCGGGAATCTTGACCTCGCCC from Desulfomonilaceae bacterium encodes:
- a CDS encoding CoB--CoM heterodisulfide reductase iron-sulfur subunit B family protein, with amino-acid sequence MKYALYLGCAIPIKYPGFEAATRKVCERLNIDLVDLPFACCPPPTSLKMVHYDSWLALAALNLCLAEEQGLNLMTLCSGCVNTLKEANHTLKKSDSKRRKVNKILEEQNHHYKGTIEVTHILDVLYQDTVIERLIKEKVRDIPVKIGCHYGCHYFRPPKLMYPEELSESESYVPVRMDHLLSIIGMEPTEYSRKFLCCGSPLGANADQDAGYAIVKEKLRHIREREIEALSVICPSCFEQFDMGQIALSRKFKDLVKVPTFYLTQLIGLSLGMSPKEVGTDVHRVKSRKLLESIGIS
- a CDS encoding 4Fe-4S dicluster domain-containing protein, with the protein product MTVKIWNFFPREALYECYQCARCTGSCPALEVASALGPRETILKCLNLGHDQVVEDERLWVCCTCNVCEDRCPQKIPISDLLVALRNSAARRGNVPDKLGIAIELLAKTGRSMIVHQLDEMRAHHGLAPLLPVPIDEIREIFKKTRLDEVIEF